In Vibrio celticus, one genomic interval encodes:
- the mfd gene encoding transcription-repair coupling factor: MTKKSIFTLPKLKGAGDKKHIGNLVGSSLALAIAKLAEQHNSHTVLAVPDPQVALKLQSEIEQFTAHEVALFPDWETLPYDSFSPHQEIISDRIARLYALPTLKDGITIVPISTLLQRQSPRDFLLQHTLMVKTGDLYSLEKLRLQLEKSGYRYVDQVFGPGEYASRGSILDLFPMGSKDPYRIDFFDDEIDTIRTFDPENQRSIEDISEIRLLPAHEFPTSETAIEDFRIRWRQQFDARREPESVYMQVSKGTWPAGIEYWQPLFFDHTETLFDYVADEAQLLILGDVETAVDSFLTDVAHRYEQRGVDPLRPLLTPEQLWLKKDELFSHFKQKPQFNLSLESIEEKAGRTNLPVVSLPDLSVQHQNKEPLANLRKFTEAFEGKVVFSVESEGRREALSELLRGIKVRPSEVENLDAAIKGKDKFSLTLGSAEHGFIHEEQNIALICESDLLGDRVVQRRKKDKKSVNSDTVIRHLAELKPGQPVVHIDHGIGRYIGLQTLEAGGMKTEYVTLEYQNDAKLYVPVASLNLIGRYSGGAEDSAPLHKLGGEAWQKARKRAAEKVRDVAAELLDVYAKRELKPGYKFVLDRGQYATFKSGFPFEETDDQAMAINAVMSDMCQAKAMDRLVCGDVGFGKTEVAMRAAFVCTDNSKQVAVLVPTTLLAQQHFENFRDRFANLPIRVEVLSRFKSAKEQKLIMQDVADGKVDILVGTHKLLSSDIKFKDLGLLVVDEEHRFGVRQKEKVKAMRADVDILTLTATPIPRTLNMAMSGMRDLSIIATPPARRLAIKTFVRESDDAIVREAVLREIMRGGQVYFLHNQVDTIEKTAESLQKLIPEARVTVAHGQMRERELERIMNDFYHQRFNLLVCTTIIETGIDVPTANTILMDRADNLGLAQLHQLRGRVGRSHHQAYAYLLTPHPKAMTKDAIKRLDAIASLEDLGAGFTLATHDLEIRGAGELLGDEQSGQIQSVGFTLYMEMLEQAVEALKEGREPSLDDLLREQTEIEMRLPALLPDDYIPDINTRLSTYKRIASVSDTDELAELKVELIDRFGLLPDATKNLLSVSELKLAAASIKTKKIEAHDKGGFLEFYPDADINPAYLVKLLQSQPQKFSMEGPTKFKFTIPLVDRRKRIQFVSDLLGEFRQNLLPSA; encoded by the coding sequence ATGACCAAAAAATCCATATTTACACTACCTAAACTTAAAGGTGCCGGTGACAAAAAGCACATCGGTAACCTAGTCGGTTCGTCTCTCGCTCTTGCCATTGCCAAACTCGCAGAGCAACACAACAGCCATACCGTCTTGGCTGTACCCGACCCACAAGTGGCGCTTAAGCTTCAATCTGAAATTGAACAGTTTACGGCACATGAAGTCGCATTATTCCCTGATTGGGAAACGCTGCCATACGATAGCTTCTCGCCGCACCAAGAGATCATTTCAGATCGTATCGCTCGCCTTTATGCACTGCCAACACTAAAAGATGGCATCACGATCGTTCCGATCAGCACGTTATTGCAACGCCAGTCACCGCGAGACTTTTTGCTACAACACACGTTAATGGTGAAAACGGGCGATCTCTACTCGCTTGAGAAACTGCGCCTACAGCTTGAAAAGTCAGGCTATCGTTACGTTGATCAAGTGTTTGGCCCCGGCGAATACGCAAGTCGTGGTTCTATTCTTGACCTATTCCCAATGGGCAGTAAAGACCCGTATCGCATCGACTTCTTCGATGACGAGATCGACACTATTCGTACTTTCGATCCTGAAAACCAGCGTTCTATCGAAGACATCTCTGAGATCCGCCTGCTGCCTGCTCACGAATTCCCGACCTCGGAAACGGCGATTGAAGATTTCCGTATTCGTTGGCGCCAACAGTTTGATGCGCGCCGCGAACCAGAATCGGTTTATATGCAGGTTTCAAAAGGTACTTGGCCTGCTGGTATCGAGTATTGGCAGCCGCTGTTCTTTGATCACACTGAAACCTTGTTTGATTACGTTGCCGATGAAGCGCAACTGCTGATTCTAGGTGATGTCGAGACTGCAGTAGATTCATTCCTAACGGACGTTGCTCATCGATACGAACAGCGCGGTGTTGATCCATTACGACCACTGCTGACACCTGAGCAACTTTGGTTGAAGAAAGACGAACTATTCTCACACTTCAAACAGAAGCCACAGTTCAACCTAAGCCTAGAGTCGATTGAAGAGAAAGCAGGCCGCACTAACTTACCTGTCGTGTCATTGCCTGATCTCAGCGTTCAGCATCAAAATAAAGAACCTTTGGCTAACCTAAGAAAGTTCACTGAAGCCTTCGAAGGAAAAGTGGTCTTTTCAGTTGAATCTGAAGGCCGCCGTGAAGCACTGAGTGAATTACTTCGAGGCATCAAAGTTCGTCCAAGCGAAGTTGAAAACCTCGACGCGGCGATTAAAGGTAAAGACAAGTTCAGCCTGACCCTCGGTTCCGCGGAACATGGCTTTATCCACGAAGAGCAAAACATCGCCCTTATCTGTGAAAGCGACCTGTTGGGTGATCGCGTTGTTCAGCGCCGTAAGAAAGACAAAAAAAGTGTTAACAGCGACACTGTCATTCGTCACTTAGCCGAACTTAAACCAGGTCAACCTGTTGTGCACATTGACCACGGTATTGGTCGCTACATCGGCTTGCAAACACTCGAAGCCGGTGGTATGAAAACCGAATACGTAACCCTTGAGTATCAAAACGATGCCAAGTTGTACGTACCTGTTGCTTCTTTGAATCTCATCGGACGCTACTCTGGCGGCGCTGAAGACTCTGCACCACTGCATAAGCTCGGTGGGGAGGCATGGCAGAAAGCGCGTAAACGTGCCGCGGAGAAAGTCCGTGACGTGGCCGCAGAATTGCTTGATGTTTACGCCAAGCGTGAACTCAAACCAGGCTACAAATTTGTATTGGATCGCGGTCAATACGCAACCTTCAAATCTGGCTTCCCGTTTGAAGAGACCGATGACCAAGCGATGGCCATCAATGCGGTTATGTCTGACATGTGCCAAGCAAAAGCCATGGACCGCTTAGTGTGTGGTGATGTTGGTTTTGGTAAGACTGAAGTTGCGATGCGCGCGGCATTCGTTTGTACCGATAACAGCAAACAAGTAGCGGTTTTAGTTCCTACTACTCTACTTGCTCAGCAACACTTCGAGAACTTCCGTGACCGTTTCGCCAACTTGCCGATTCGTGTTGAGGTTCTATCCCGATTCAAATCAGCTAAAGAGCAAAAACTAATCATGCAAGATGTCGCCGACGGTAAAGTCGACATCTTGGTGGGGACTCACAAGCTGCTTTCGAGTGATATTAAGTTTAAAGACCTAGGCCTGCTGGTTGTCGATGAAGAACACCGATTTGGTGTGCGTCAGAAAGAAAAAGTAAAAGCGATGCGTGCGGATGTCGACATCCTAACGCTTACCGCAACACCAATCCCGCGAACGCTTAACATGGCAATGAGCGGTATGCGTGATTTGTCGATCATCGCTACACCACCCGCACGACGCTTGGCAATTAAAACCTTTGTTCGCGAGAGTGATGATGCCATCGTAAGAGAAGCAGTACTTCGTGAAATCATGCGTGGTGGTCAGGTTTACTTCCTACACAACCAAGTCGACACGATTGAGAAAACAGCTGAGTCACTACAGAAGTTGATTCCCGAAGCACGTGTTACCGTGGCTCATGGCCAGATGCGTGAGCGCGAACTGGAACGCATCATGAATGACTTCTATCACCAGCGCTTCAACTTACTGGTGTGTACAACCATCATTGAAACCGGTATCGACGTACCAACGGCAAATACCATCTTGATGGACAGAGCCGATAACCTTGGTTTAGCACAGCTGCACCAATTACGTGGTCGTGTAGGTCGTTCGCACCACCAAGCTTATGCTTACTTGTTAACGCCACACCCTAAAGCAATGACCAAAGATGCGATCAAGCGATTGGATGCGATAGCTTCGCTCGAAGACTTGGGCGCAGGCTTTACCCTAGCAACTCACGATTTAGAGATTCGTGGTGCGGGTGAGTTGTTGGGTGATGAACAGAGTGGTCAAATCCAATCGGTTGGTTTCACCTTGTACATGGAGATGCTTGAACAAGCGGTTGAAGCATTGAAAGAAGGTCGAGAGCCATCGCTTGATGACCTACTACGTGAACAAACTGAAATTGAGATGCGTCTGCCAGCACTATTGCCAGATGACTACATCCCAGACATCAACACGCGCTTATCAACGTACAAACGTATAGCGAGTGTGAGTGACACCGACGAATTGGCAGAGTTGAAAGTCGAGCTGATTGATCGCTTCGGCCTTCTGCCTGATGCAACCAAGAACTTGTTGTCAGTTTCTGAGCTAAAATTAGCCGCAGCGTCTATCAAAACGAAGAAAATTGAAGCTCACGACAAGGGTGGATTCTTAGAATTCTACCCGGATGCTGACATAAACCCGGCCTACCTTGTTAAACTGTTGCAATCTCAACCGCAAAAGTTTTCAATGGAAGGACCAACTAAGTTCAAGTTTACGATACCATTGGTCGACAGACGGAAACGAATTCAATTTGTTAGTGATTTATTGGGCGAATTCAGACAAAACTTGCTGCCTTCAGCATAA
- the lolC gene encoding lipoprotein-releasing ABC transporter permease subunit LolC, with protein sequence MFHPISLFVGLRYLKGRSGDRFSRFVSYMSTAGITIGVLSLVTVLSVMNGFEAQLKDRILGVLPQAVVYEQGGTTSLAAQAPNFAEQISLNGHVEPIVRSEAVIQSPAQLSAGLLIGIEPNSDDPLQNHLIAGRLSSLKAGQYQLFLGHTLARNLKVSMGDKVRLMVTSASQYTPLGRIPSQRNFTVAGIFNTGSDIDAQLMVTDIQDAGRLMRYKSDTISGWRLFFEDPFEVAELSTQPLPEGWLWSDWRDQRGELFQAVRMEKNMMGLMLGLIIGVAAFNIISALIMVVMEKQSEVAILKTQGMTDGQVMGIFMVQGASSGVIGALSGGVLGVALAMNLNTILEAMGVALFSFGGQLPILINPIQIAVVVVLAIALSLIATVFPSYRASSVKPAEALRYE encoded by the coding sequence ATGTTTCATCCTATTTCGTTGTTTGTTGGCCTACGCTATTTGAAAGGTCGTTCAGGTGATCGCTTTAGCCGTTTTGTTTCTTATATGTCGACGGCAGGTATCACGATTGGTGTGCTGTCTTTGGTTACTGTTTTATCGGTAATGAATGGATTCGAAGCGCAGTTAAAAGACCGAATTCTTGGCGTTCTTCCTCAAGCGGTGGTTTATGAGCAAGGTGGCACCACCTCTCTTGCTGCCCAAGCGCCTAATTTTGCAGAGCAAATCTCGCTTAATGGTCACGTTGAACCGATTGTCCGCAGTGAGGCGGTGATTCAGAGTCCGGCTCAGTTATCTGCAGGGCTGTTAATCGGCATTGAACCTAATTCAGACGACCCTCTTCAGAACCACTTGATTGCGGGCAGACTGTCTTCACTTAAGGCGGGTCAATATCAGCTATTTCTTGGTCACACCTTGGCGAGAAACTTGAAGGTATCTATGGGTGACAAAGTTCGCCTGATGGTGACCAGCGCGAGCCAATACACCCCATTAGGTCGTATTCCAAGCCAACGAAATTTCACTGTTGCCGGTATTTTCAACACAGGTTCTGATATCGACGCTCAACTGATGGTGACAGACATCCAAGACGCTGGGCGTTTGATGCGTTATAAATCAGACACTATTTCAGGCTGGCGACTGTTTTTTGAAGACCCGTTTGAAGTCGCAGAGTTATCAACTCAGCCATTGCCAGAAGGTTGGTTGTGGAGTGATTGGCGTGACCAACGTGGTGAGCTGTTCCAAGCCGTTCGTATGGAAAAAAACATGATGGGCTTAATGCTTGGGCTTATCATCGGTGTTGCTGCTTTCAATATTATCTCGGCACTTATCATGGTGGTGATGGAGAAGCAGTCTGAAGTCGCGATTCTTAAGACCCAAGGCATGACCGATGGTCAAGTCATGGGGATCTTCATGGTTCAAGGCGCAAGTAGTGGCGTGATTGGCGCGCTCTCTGGTGGTGTGTTAGGCGTTGCCCTAGCGATGAACCTTAATACTATTTTAGAGGCGATGGGCGTTGCTCTATTCTCCTTTGGTGGACAGTTGCCAATTCTGATTAACCCAATTCAAATCGCTGTTGTTGTGGTTTTGGCTATTGCACTTAGCCTGATTG